Within the Thermosynechococcaceae cyanobacterium Okahandja genome, the region AGGGGGTTAACCTCACCCTCTACAAGGCCAACAAACTCACGGCTGAGCAATTACAGGCTGCCAAGGCCAGTGGTCAGCCCATCTGTAGTAAGTGTGGTGGCGTGGGCTACAAAGGTCGCTGCGGTGTCTATGAAATCATGCGGGTGACCGAACGCCTTCAGAGCCTGATTACTGAAGGTGCCCCGACCGAGCGTATCAAAGAAGTCGCGGTGGAAGAGGGCATGAAAACCCTGCTGGCCTACAGCCTCAACCTTGTTAAGGAGGGGGTCACCACCCTTGAGGAAGTAGAGCGGGTTACCTTTACCGATACCGGTCTCGAATCAGAACTCAAAGCCAAGCGTAAGAGTTCATTAACCTGCCGTACCTGTGGTGCCGAAGCACAGCCGGAATGGTTAGAATGCCCCTATTGTTTAACGCCGCGCTTTATAGATTAGTAACTGCTGAAGCTAGATAACCGATTGTTCACCCCAGTGACCTAAACGAGGAATGGTGTTATGGATCTAATGATTGAAGACCTAATGGAGCAAGTCGTTGCCAACGGTGGCTCAGATTTGCATATTTCGGCGGGGCTGCCCCCCTACATCCGCATCAGTGGCAAGTTGACCCCCACCGACTATGAACCCTTGACACCAGAGCAGTGCCAACGGCTGATCTTCAGTATGCTCAATAACACCCAGCGCAAAAACCTTGAGCAAAACTGGGAGCTAGACTGCTCCTACGGCGTGCGCGGACTCGCTCGCTTTCGGGTGAATGTGTATAAGGATCGTGGCACCTACGCCGCCTGCTTACGCGCCCTCAGTTCCAAAATTCCCACCTTTGAGCAACTGGGCCTGCCCAACATTGTCCGCGAAATGAGTGAGCGACCCCGCGGCCTCATCCTAGTGACCGGCCCCACCGGTTCAGGGAAAACCACCACCTTAGCGGCAATGATTGACCTGATTAATAAAACCCGTGCCGAGCACATCCTCACCATCGAAGACCCAATTGAATTCGTCTATGAGCCAATCAAGAGCCTCATCCACCAGCGGCAAGTGGGCGAAGATACCAAGAGCTTTTCCAATGCCTTGCGAGCCGCCCTACGGGAAGACCCGGATATTATTCTGGTGGGTGAGATGCGGGACCTAGAAACCATTCAGTTGGCCATCTCAGCGGCGGAAACGGGTCACTTGGTCTTTGGTACGTTGCACACCAGTTCCGCCTCTCAGACGGTGGATCGGATGGTGGATGTGTTCCCGCCTGAGCAACAGCAACAAATTCGGGTGCAGCTTTCTAACTCCTTGGTGGCGGTCTTTAGCCAGACCTTGGTGCCGAAAAAGAACCCTAAACCCGGGGAATTTGGCCGGATTATGGCTCAAGAAATCATGGTGGTCACCCCCGCTATTTCCAACCTAATCCGCGAAGGCAAAACCTCGCAGATTTACTCTGCCATTCAAACGGGCGGTAAGTTGGGGATGCAAACCCTAGAAAAAGTTCTTGCTGATTATTACCGCGCTGGGATTATTAGCTACGAAGCGGCCATGTCCAAGTCTTCGCGGCAGGATGAACTGCAGCGTCTGATTGGCACTGGCGCTCCGGCTGCGGCTGTTCGCTAAGTTGTCCTTTTTGTCATTACACGTAGGGTCAATAGGGTACTGAGTTATGGCAACCTATGAAGTTCGGATACGGGATGCCCAAGGGAAATATAAAACCGTACGGGAAGAAGCCAACACGCCCCGTGAAGCCCGCACGGCATTACAGCTACAGGGGGTACAGGTTCTAGAGGTGAAAGAGGCGAAAAAACTTTCCCTCAAGTCGGATCTGGATCTCAGTTTCCTGTCTAAGATTACGGTGAAGGATCGGGCCATTTTTGCGCGCCAGTTTGCGGCACTCGTGAATGCGGGGGTGGCGTTGGTGCGCGGCATTGGCGTGCTGGCGGATCAGGCCACCAACCCCAAAATGAAGAAAATTTTGATGGCGGTCAATAACGATATTCAACAGGGGAGTAGTCTTGCGGATGCTATGCGTCCCCACCCTGCTGCCTTTGATAGTTTGTTTGTGGCCATGATCCAAGCGGGGGAAACGGGGGGGGTGCTCGATGAGGTACTGAACCGGCTCTCGAAGCTGCTTGAGGATCAAGCACGGCTAAATAACCAGATTAAGTCCGCCTTGACCTATCCGGTAGTGGTGGGTGTGCTAGCAGTGGGTATTTTCCTCGGGATGGTCATCTTTTTGATTCCGGTCTTTCAGGGAATTTTCACCCAGTTAGGTGGCGAATTGCCGGCCTTTACGGCGGCTATGGTGGCCTTGAGTGAATTTCTGCGCACGCCCCAGTATATGGCACTGCTCATTGTCTGTATTGTGGGGTTGGTCTTGGGGATTCGTTTTTACTACAAAACCCCCAATGGCCGCTTGACGTTGGATGGCTTGCTCCTGAAGCTGCCCCTGTTTGGCGAGTTGGTGGAGAAAACGGCAGTGGCGCGGTTCTGTCGTACGTTTGGTTCGCTGTCACGCTCGGGGGTGCCCATTTTACGCTCCCTTGAGATTGTGCGGGATACTGCTGGCAACCAAGTGATTGCTAATGCGATTGAGCGGGCGGCCAAGGAGGTGCAAACCGGTGGGATGCTGAGTATTGCCCTGCAACAGGAGCGGGTCTTTCCGGTGTTGGCCACCCAAATGATTAATGTGGGCGAAGAAACCGGTGAGCTGGATAAGATGCTGATGAAGGTGGCAGACTTTTACGAGGATGAAGTGGAGCAGGCAGTAAAGTCCTTAACCAGTGTGATGGAGCCGTTAATGATTGCGGTGCTCGGCGGTATGGTAGGGTCAATTCTGGTGGCGATGTACCTGCCCATGTTCAAAATCTTTGATTTGGTCAAGTAGTCGGCAGTCCATGGAGAATCTGGCGCGGGGGCGATCTCACTATGCGGTGTTAGATGTGGCGCCAAGTGCGTCGCTGGCGGAGATTCGGCGTGCCTATCGGGAAAAGAGTAAGCTTTACCACCCCGATACAACGACGCTGCCGGTGGCGATCGCCCGCGAAGAGTTTCACCGCTTAAATGAGGCCTACGCGGTGCTCACCAATCCGGAACAGCGGCAGTGGTACGATTTACAATTACAACTCCGCTCTAGCCGTCACAGTGTCAGCCCCCCAAGCCAGCCAAGCTCTTTAAGTTCTCAGTCCTATGCTCCGACTCGGGGCGATCGCCCCCTTTCGGCGGGCGAACTCTTTGCCCTGTTTATTTTGGGTGTCACATTTGTGGGCTGTTTGCTGCTAGCGGTGATTGTTGGCTTTTCCCAGCAGGGACAAGAGTGGATTTTGCAAATTATGAGTCAAGTTGCTACTTCGTGATGCCTGATCTTCCTGCCCCCCATACCCCCCTGTACAATCATGCCCTCCCCCAACTGGAAGAATGGTTACGGCAGAAGGGGTGTGTACAAAATGAGAATGATATTCACTGCTGGCATCTCGACTACCCGCAGTGGTCAGCCCAAATTTGCTTAGACATTGAAGAGCTAAAAGTGGTGTACCACGATCGCTTGGAGGGGAGTACCATTCAACGCTCATTCAAGTACTCCCTTGCCCGAGCAGATGTGGAAGATGCCATCTTTGCCGGCCCCTAATGCTGCCAAAACCAGTCGGCAAGGTCGGGAGTTGCTTTTTCGGCAGGCGTGGGGTTCAGCAGCACAATCGTCTGTTGTAGCGACGCTGGCAGCCGCCGTTGTACCCGCTGGGGAATACCGTCCCGGTGGTGGAGGTGCGCCCGCCCCGCCAAGACCACAATGAGGCGTTCTGGATACTGCCGATGGTGCTCAGCAATGGTAGCGGCCATGGTTTCATCCCACAACACCTGCGCCTGATAAAAAAACTCGACATTGAGACTGTGGCTGCGACCGGCATGGGCGGCCTCAAAAATTTCAGCAAGGCGATCGCGATAGCGGCGGTTACTTAAATCAATCTCCGCAAGGGGTGGAATATACTGAAAATCTTCTGCCCTTAAGCTCTCTAAGCCTGAGCGTGCCACCTGACGGGTAATTTCGGTAGGGGTATTCAGGGCAATAAGGGGGATGCCGTGCTCCTTCGCAAAGCGAAAAATAGGCGCGTATAGCGACCAAGGAAAGCCCCAGCGCTGCGCATAGTCTGTTTGCTCGAGCAGTTCCATTTCAGTTATCTCGCCCGCAATATAGGCATCGAGTGCCCCTTGGTAGGGACGCTGAATCATCTCTAGGGCGATTGCCAAGGGCCGGCTAGGGCGATGCAAGGCCTGTAAAATGGCTAATTGCGCCTGATGATCCGCCGGATTATCATGGGTTTCACCGAGGTAAAGAATCGTGCTGCGCTGCCACGCTCGCAAGGCCGTTGTCGGTTGAACAGGGGTCGTTCCCTGCCAAACCTGCTGTGCCGTAGCAATTGCCGATCCGCCTAAGAGTAAGGCCAACGCCAGAGGAACCACAAGGCTGCGCCGGTGGAGAACCTGCCATTGCCGATGAAGATAGCGTCTCAAGGGGGATGTCAAAGGATAAAATATCTGCCAAGATCGGAATAGACGTGTTCCCAGTATTGGGGCGAGCCTATTTCCTTTGGTGTTCCCCGTTGAGTCATGATTTAGAAAAAAATGCTGAAACAACTATGCAATCTCCCCATGCGC harbors:
- a CDS encoding DUF3143 domain-containing protein encodes the protein MPDLPAPHTPLYNHALPQLEEWLRQKGCVQNENDIHCWHLDYPQWSAQICLDIEELKVVYHDRLEGSTIQRSFKYSLARADVEDAIFAGP
- a CDS encoding type IV pilus twitching motility protein PilT, which codes for MDLMIEDLMEQVVANGGSDLHISAGLPPYIRISGKLTPTDYEPLTPEQCQRLIFSMLNNTQRKNLEQNWELDCSYGVRGLARFRVNVYKDRGTYAACLRALSSKIPTFEQLGLPNIVREMSERPRGLILVTGPTGSGKTTTLAAMIDLINKTRAEHILTIEDPIEFVYEPIKSLIHQRQVGEDTKSFSNALRAALREDPDIILVGEMRDLETIQLAISAAETGHLVFGTLHTSSASQTVDRMVDVFPPEQQQQIRVQLSNSLVAVFSQTLVPKKNPKPGEFGRIMAQEIMVVTPAISNLIREGKTSQIYSAIQTGGKLGMQTLEKVLADYYRAGIISYEAAMSKSSRQDELQRLIGTGAPAAAVR
- a CDS encoding ChaN family lipoprotein, whose product is MRRYLHRQWQVLHRRSLVVPLALALLLGGSAIATAQQVWQGTTPVQPTTALRAWQRSTILYLGETHDNPADHQAQLAILQALHRPSRPLAIALEMIQRPYQGALDAYIAGEITEMELLEQTDYAQRWGFPWSLYAPIFRFAKEHGIPLIALNTPTEITRQVARSGLESLRAEDFQYIPPLAEIDLSNRRYRDRLAEIFEAAHAGRSHSLNVEFFYQAQVLWDETMAATIAEHHRQYPERLIVVLAGRAHLHHRDGIPQRVQRRLPASLQQTIVLLNPTPAEKATPDLADWFWQH
- a CDS encoding type II secretion system F family protein; amino-acid sequence: MATYEVRIRDAQGKYKTVREEANTPREARTALQLQGVQVLEVKEAKKLSLKSDLDLSFLSKITVKDRAIFARQFAALVNAGVALVRGIGVLADQATNPKMKKILMAVNNDIQQGSSLADAMRPHPAAFDSLFVAMIQAGETGGVLDEVLNRLSKLLEDQARLNNQIKSALTYPVVVGVLAVGIFLGMVIFLIPVFQGIFTQLGGELPAFTAAMVALSEFLRTPQYMALLIVCIVGLVLGIRFYYKTPNGRLTLDGLLLKLPLFGELVEKTAVARFCRTFGSLSRSGVPILRSLEIVRDTAGNQVIANAIERAAKEVQTGGMLSIALQQERVFPVLATQMINVGEETGELDKMLMKVADFYEDEVEQAVKSLTSVMEPLMIAVLGGMVGSILVAMYLPMFKIFDLVK
- a CDS encoding J domain-containing protein; protein product: MIWSSSRQSMENLARGRSHYAVLDVAPSASLAEIRRAYREKSKLYHPDTTTLPVAIAREEFHRLNEAYAVLTNPEQRQWYDLQLQLRSSRHSVSPPSQPSSLSSQSYAPTRGDRPLSAGELFALFILGVTFVGCLLLAVIVGFSQQGQEWILQIMSQVATS